The following is a genomic window from uncultured Campylobacter sp..
GTAAGGGCGCGTTTGAGGGCGTCGTGCATTTCGCCGAACCGGGTGGAATTTATTTCGTCACAAACATCGTCGCTTTTGTAATTTTCGTGATTTTCGTGATTCACGCATTTTTGGCGATGAGAAAATTTCCGGCTAACTACGCCGCTTACAGGGCGTTTAAAGCGCACAAAATGCGAATGAAGCATTGCGACACGACGCTTTGGTGGTTTCAGTTTTGGACGGGATTTTTCCTATTTTTCTTTGCGGCGGCTCATATTTTAATGATCGTATTCGGTCCGAAAATTACTGCAGATCTTGCTATCGCGCGCTTCGGACAGCTTCACCTATTTTATTTTGTTTTATTGATTTTCGTAGTAACTCACGCTAGCATTGGAATTTATAGGCTTTATATGAAATGGATTAGCATAGACGGCACGAAGGCGGAAATTCAAAGGAAAAGAGCCCTCATCAAAAAGACGGTTTTTATCGTTTGGGGAGCATTTTTCTTGCTTTCGATAATCGCCGATTTCAAATGGTTAAGTTTAGAATAGGGAGCTTAGGATGAATGTAATATATTGCGATTCTTTAGTTATTGGCGGCGGTTTGGCGGGCTTAAGA
Proteins encoded in this region:
- a CDS encoding fumarate reductase cytochrome b subunit, which translates into the protein MLGRIEGFTGRSIDGKKSRIMALQDVAQSISGLILACFMLCHMIFTGTILIGKGAFEGVVHFAEPGGIYFVTNIVAFVIFVIFVIHAFLAMRKFPANYAAYRAFKAHKMRMKHCDTTLWWFQFWTGFFLFFFAAAHILMIVFGPKITADLAIARFGQLHLFYFVLLIFVVTHASIGIYRLYMKWISIDGTKAEIQRKRALIKKTVFIVWGAFFLLSIIADFKWLSLE